From a single Kryptolebias marmoratus isolate JLee-2015 linkage group LG17, ASM164957v2, whole genome shotgun sequence genomic region:
- the LOC108237059 gene encoding vesicular glutamate transporter 1 has translation MEIRPDRFKAVAAKTLGKIYGALEKKQENGETIELSAEGRPEMVQEKEMPVVDCTCFGLPRRYIIAILSGIGFCISFGIRCNLGVAIVSMVNSHTIIRDNKKVLVEAQFSWNPETVGLIHGSFFWGYIVTQIPGGFICQKFAANRVFGFAVVATSCLNMLIPTAARIHFGCVILVRIFQGLVEGVSYPACHGIWAKWAPPLERSRLATTAFCGSYAGAVIAMPLAGILVQYSGWSSVFYVYGSFGVIWYCFWILVSYESPAAHPTITEEERTYIEESIGESAQHSVSKFNTPWKAFFTSMPVYAIIVANFCRSWTFYLLLISQPAYFEEVFGFEISKVGILSALPHLVMTIIVPIGGQIADYMRSNQIMTTTNVRKLMNCGGFGMEATLLLVVGFSHTKGVAITFLVLAVGFSGFAISGFNVNHLDIAPRYASILMGISNGVGTLSGMVCPLIVGAMTKNKTREEWQGVFLIASLVHYGGVMFYGIFASGEKQPWAEPEELSVEKCGILDEDELANETEELYRTSGGAGYGAMNQASDPNGAGGGWVSDWDKTEEYVQPAGTNNYLYGDEGDQELT, from the exons ATGGAGATCCGGCCGGACAGGTTTAAGGCCGTGGCAGCCAAGACTCTGGGGAAGATCTACGG AGCGCTcgagaagaaacaggaaaatggTGAAACCATCGAGCTGTCGGCGGAGGGCCGGCCGGAGATGGTGCAGGAGAAGGAGATGCCCGTGGTGGACTGCACGTGCTTCGGCCTGCCCAGGCGTTACATCATCGCCATCCTCTCCGGTATTGGCTTCTGCATCTCCTTTGGTATCAGATGTAACTTGGGCGTGGCCATCGTCAGCATGGTCAACAGCCACACCATCATCAGAGACAACAAGAAGGTCTTAGTG GAAGCCCAGTTCAGCTGGAATCCAGAAACAGTGGGACTCATCCATGGCTCCTTCTTCTGGGGGTACATAGTCACCCAAATCCCAGGAGGGTTCATCTGCCAAAAGTTTGCAGCTAACAG AGTTTTTGGTTTTGCCGTAGTGGCCACATCTTGCCTGAATATGCTGATCCCCACTGCAGCCCGGATACACTTCGGCTGCGTTATCCTCGTCAGGATATTCCAAGGACTTGTGGAG GGGGTTTCATACCCGGCCTGTCATGGTATTTGGGCAAAATGGGCGCCTCCCCTTGAGAGAAGTCGACTTGCCACAACGGCATTCTGTG GTTCTTATGCAGGTGCTGTGATAGCCATGCCTTTAGCTGGAATCCTGGTCCAGTATTCAGGATGGTCTTCTGTCTTCTACGTCTACG GAAGTTTTGGTGTTATCTGGTACTGCTTCTGGATCCTGGTTTCTTATGAGAGTCCGGCAGCCCACCCCACCATCACCGAGGAGGAGAGAACATATATTGAGGAGAGCATCGGCGAGTCGGCCCAGCATTCAGTTTCG AAATTTAACACGCCTTGGAAGGCCTTCTTCACCTCCATGCCAGTCTACGCCATCATTGTGGCCAATTTCTGCAGAAGCTGGACTTTCTACCTTCTCCTCATCAGCCAGCCGGCGTACTTTGAGGAGGTGTTTGGGTTTGAGATCAGCAAG GTGGGTATACTTTCAGCTCTGCCCCATCTGGTTATGACCATCATCGTGCCCATTGGGGGCCAAATTGCTGACTATATGCGCTCCAACCAGATCATGACCACCACCAACGTTAGAAAACTTATGAACTGTGGAG GGTTTGGGATGGAGGCCACCCTGCTGCTGGTGGTTGGCTTCTCACATACAAAAGGTGTTGCCATCACGTTTCTGGTCCTGGCTGTGGGTTTCTCTGGTTTTGCTATTTCAG GTTTCAATGTGAACCACCTGGACATCGCACCTCGGTATGCTAGCATCCTCATGGGTATCTCCAATGGTGTGGGCACTCTGTCCGGAATGGTTTGCCCTCTTATAGTTGGTGCCATGACAAAAAACAAG ACACGGGAGGAGTGGCAGGGTGTGTTTCTCATTGCCTCACTCGTTCATTATGGAGGTGTTATGTTCTACG GCATCTTTGCTTCTGGAGAGAAACAACCCTGGGCCGAGCCAGAGGAGCTCAGCGTGGAGAAATGCGGCATCCTGGATGAGGACGAGCTCGCCAATGAGACAGAGGAACTGTACCGTACGAGCGGCGGGGCCGGTTACGGAGCCATGAACCAGGCGTCGGATCCCAACGGAGCAGGAGGAGGCTGGGTTTCAGACTGGGATAAAACAGAGGAGTACGTCCAACCGGCTGGGACCAACAATTACCTTTACGGAGACGAGGGCGACCAAGAGTTAACGTAG